Proteins found in one Fusarium keratoplasticum isolate Fu6.1 chromosome 12, whole genome shotgun sequence genomic segment:
- a CDS encoding HET domain-containing protein, with protein MPPAIVEPKGAETLCQRCLRLTFDNSAIVDAPPPQQYEGRDDLDLDEYGIIPLDFTLEDELPDLPQLDRSGANGCHMCLFLKKVILTQLQLRPTEQNYAGRITLQLNEFHPDLATVQFANSRDDWLPNRMAGELRMGTEVYSIDVFAKHRADGHYTPMPDPNPLSDRSIQRIKTYLNTCVGNHDKHHSECSYPGTIAAPLRLLNISDEKMIRLEETNNQDIPYVILSYCWGPAKVVFDARTVLANLPERSKGFRSDALPQTLQHSISLAHRLGASHIWIDALCIVQDSGEWIYESVRMMQYYEMAQFTIVPIDSSGAEKGFLRNRPPWAEDIIQWKGSLNHLQFYFPSFNNVEEAGPATSSPWASRGWTFQERLLSSRLIFIGRDEVKFRCRAGWGKHASRTPITLESLGSYFLPLSPMYAAHSNDWNSVEMIRDKWYQILSEYSQRSLTQQSDKLIALSGITSKINQLLGDHDKYLDGHWESDLWHGLTWRRVPVRGKPAWPTVKSEEFPSWSWCCMNQPLVWQDGTASVDDIRLVGVVRQRTGTDEKVVKLIVEGWIFPVRLLAEVPDNLEVDFYLDSLSESSGDLVKQEGVRIVLLKAYLDGEDKKEWLKAPAAKPHDVCGLIIEPTGETYEGHAVYRRLGIVDILPGWDFTFSDSETTAGSLFYQEMYTKKEIAVLV; from the exons ATGCCCCCAGCTATAGTTGAGCCAAAAGGAGCCGAGACACTATGCCAGCGATGCTTACGACTCACATTCGACAACAgcgccatcgtcgacgcACCACCACCGCAACAGTACGAGGGACGCGACGACCTAGATCTTGATGAATATGGAATCATTCCTCTTGATTTTACCTTGGAGGATGAACTACCTGACCTTCCGCAACTGGATAGATCAGGCGCCAACGGTTGTCACATGTGTCTCTTCCTCAAAAAAGTCATCTTGACTCAACTACAATTGCGTCCGACAGAGCAAAACTACGCCGGCCGCATTACACTCCAGCTGAATGAGTTCCATCCCGACCTGGCGACTGTTCAGTTTGCAAACTCCCGAGACGACTGGCTTCCAAATCGGATGGCCGGAGAGCTTCGTATGGGAACGGAGGTGTACTCTATAGATGTCTTTGCCAAGCACAGGGCGGATG GTCACTATACGCCCATGCCAGACCCAAATCCGTTGTCAGATCGGTCCATCCAAAGAATCAAGACCTACCTGAATACTTGTGTGGGAAACCATGACAAGCATCACTCGGAGTGCTCATACCCAGGCACGATTGCTGCGCCGTTGAGGCTATTGAACATTTCAGACGAAAAGATGATACGACTAGAGGAGACCAACAACCAGGACATTCCATACGTCATCTTAAGCTATTGCTGGGGTCCGGCCAAGGTCGTTTTCGATGCCAGGACTGTCTTGGCAAATCTGCCAGAGAGATCAAAGGGCTTTAGGTCTGATGCCCTTCCACAAACACTGCAACACAGCATTTCCCTTGCGCATCGCCTTGGAGCTTCTCACATATGGATAGATGCGCTGTGCATCGTGCAAGACTCTGGGGAGTGGATCTATGAAAGCGTGCGAATGATGCAGTACTACGAAATGGCGCAGTTCACAATCGTCCCGATTGATTCCAGTGGAGCAGAGAAAGGGTTCTTGAGAAATAGACCTCCATGGGCCGAGGACATCATCCAGTGGAAGGGTTCTCTTAACCATCTCCAATTTTACTTTCCTTCATTCAACAACGTCGAGGAGGCGGGACCTGCGACTTCTTCTCCGTGGGCAAGCCGCGGTTGGACCTTTCAGGAGAGGCTCCTTTCTTCAAGGCTGATCTTTATTGGCCGTGATGAGGTTAAGTTTCGCTGTCGCGCTGGGTGGGGAAAACATGCATCTCGAACGCCAATCACGCTGGAGTCACTTGGAAGCTATTTCCTTCCTCTGTCTCCTATGTACGCGGCACATTCGAACGACTGGAACAGCGTGGAAATGATTCGAGACAAGTGGTATCAAATCCTAAGCGAGTATTCACAGCGAAGTCTCACCCAGCAGAGCGATAAGCTTATTGCTTTGTCCGGTATCACGTCCAAAATCAACCAACTGCTTGGAGACCATGATAAGTATCTTGATGGACATTGGGAGTCGGACCTGTGGCACGGCTTGACTTGGAGGAGAGTGCCTGTTAGAGGAAAACCGGCCTGGCCGACGGTCAAATCAGAGGAGTTTCCATCTTGGTCGTGGTGCTGTATGAATCAACCATTGGTCTGGCAGGATGGGACAGCTTCTGTTGATGATATTAGGCTGGTTGGAGTTGTTCGACAGAGAACAGGCACAGATGAAAAGGTGGTGAAGCTGATTGTGGAGGGCTGGATCTTTCCCGTTCGATTGCTGGCTGAGGTGCCAGATAATCTCGAGGTGGATTTCTATCTCGACTCGCTCTCAGAATCATCTGGTGATCTGGTCAAACAAGAGGGTGTGCGTATCGTGCTTCTAAAAGCATATCTAGACGGAGAGGATAAGAAAGAGTGGCTGAAGGCCCCAGCAGCAAAGCCGCATGATGTGTGCGGACTCATCATAGAGCCGACGGGGGAGACTTACGAGGGGCATGCGGTGTATCGGAGACTGGGGATTGTGGATATTCTACCGGGATGGGACTTTACTTTTTCAGATTCCGAGACGACAGCAGGGTCGTTGTTCTACCAAGAGATGTACACCAAGAAGGAAATTGCGGTTTTGGTATAG